In the Acidimicrobiales bacterium genome, one interval contains:
- the uvrA gene encoding excinuclease ABC subunit UvrA, with product MADRLVIQGAREHNLRDVSLELPREKLIGFTGISGSGKSSLAFDTIYAEGQRRYVESLSAYARQFLGQMDKPDVDLIEGLSPAISIDQKSASRNPRSTVGTITEVYDYLRLLYARIGIPHDPETGEQLVRQTPQQIVDRILELPEGTRFQVLAPVVRGRKGTYERLLADLAAEGFARVMIDGETHELSEITGTDDEGRARIELARYEMHDIAVVVDRLVLRDGIERRLTDSIETALGLADGVAQIEIVPRADDDETEAETVTFSQHLARPSDGKSFEELAPRNFSFNSPYGACPHCDGLGTVFEVDPELIVPNGDLSLDDGAIAPWAGGRSRYFSRLVEAVADDAGIDRTVAWDDLTANERHIMLHGGVAEKVTVRYKNRYGRTRTYNARFDGVVPYLQRRHADADSDSVREQVEGYMREVNCPDCDGARLRPLSLAVTVDDHNLSEICSLSIRDAAAVLAGLELSDRDAMIAAEVLKEINSRLGFLLDVGLDYLTLGRSAGTLSGGEAQRIRLASQIGSGLVGVLYVLDEPSIGLHQRDNARLIETLLRLRDLGNTVIVVEHDEDTIRACDHVVDIGPGAGEHGGEVVHSGTVAKLLKSRSSLTGKYLSGRKSIPVPAMRRKPGGDWLVVRGAKENNLRDIDVEFPLGCFVTVTGVSGSGKSTLVNEILYKSLMQTVYRSKVAPGRHKTVEGLDALDKVINIDQQPIGRTPRSNPATYTGVFDHIRKLFAKTHESRVRGYMPGRFSFNVKGGRCEACAGDGTIKIEMHFLPDVYVPCEVCKGARYNRDTLDIEFKGRNIAEVLDLSCEEALEFFSNQPPIARHMQTLVDVGLGYVRLGQPAPTLSGGEAQRVKLASELAKRSTGHTIYILDEPTTGLHFEDIRKLLTVLGRLTDAGNTVLVIEHNLDVIKTADWVIDLGPEGGDGGGTVLAEGPPELVAKNDDSYTGQFLRPILEAAGTL from the coding sequence ATGGCGGACCGGTTGGTCATCCAGGGTGCGCGCGAGCACAACCTGCGCGACGTCTCGCTCGAGCTGCCACGCGAGAAGCTCATCGGTTTCACCGGGATCTCGGGATCCGGCAAGTCGTCGCTCGCGTTCGACACCATCTACGCGGAGGGTCAGCGCCGCTATGTCGAGTCCCTCTCGGCGTACGCGCGTCAGTTCCTCGGCCAGATGGACAAGCCCGACGTCGACCTGATCGAGGGCCTGTCGCCGGCGATCTCCATCGACCAGAAGAGCGCCTCGCGCAATCCCCGCTCGACGGTGGGCACCATCACCGAGGTCTACGACTACCTGCGGCTCCTGTACGCCCGAATCGGCATTCCCCACGACCCGGAGACAGGCGAGCAGCTCGTCCGCCAGACGCCCCAGCAGATCGTGGATCGCATCCTCGAGTTGCCTGAGGGGACCCGGTTCCAGGTGCTCGCGCCGGTGGTGCGGGGCCGCAAGGGCACCTACGAGCGTCTCCTGGCGGATCTCGCCGCCGAGGGGTTCGCGCGGGTGATGATCGACGGCGAGACCCACGAGCTGTCCGAGATCACCGGGACCGACGACGAGGGGCGGGCCCGCATCGAGCTCGCCCGCTACGAGATGCACGACATCGCCGTGGTGGTGGACCGGCTCGTGCTGCGTGACGGCATCGAACGACGCCTCACGGACTCGATCGAGACCGCCCTCGGACTGGCCGACGGCGTCGCGCAGATCGAGATAGTCCCGCGTGCCGATGACGACGAGACCGAGGCCGAGACGGTCACGTTCTCCCAGCACCTCGCCCGCCCCAGTGACGGGAAGAGTTTCGAGGAGCTCGCGCCCAGGAACTTCTCGTTCAACTCGCCCTACGGCGCATGTCCGCACTGTGACGGCCTCGGCACGGTCTTCGAGGTGGACCCTGAGCTGATCGTCCCCAACGGTGATCTGTCGCTCGACGACGGCGCCATCGCGCCGTGGGCCGGCGGCCGCAGCCGGTACTTCAGCCGCCTCGTCGAGGCGGTGGCTGACGATGCCGGTATCGACCGCACCGTCGCCTGGGATGACCTGACGGCCAACGAGCGCCACATCATGTTGCACGGCGGCGTCGCCGAGAAGGTGACCGTCCGGTACAAGAACCGCTACGGCCGGACCCGGACCTACAACGCCCGCTTCGACGGCGTCGTGCCCTATCTCCAGCGTCGCCACGCCGACGCGGACTCGGACTCCGTGCGCGAGCAGGTCGAGGGGTACATGCGGGAGGTGAACTGTCCCGATTGCGACGGCGCCCGTCTGCGCCCGCTGTCGCTGGCGGTCACGGTCGACGACCACAACCTCAGCGAGATCTGTTCCCTGTCGATCCGCGATGCGGCAGCTGTCCTCGCGGGGCTGGAGCTCTCGGACCGCGACGCGATGATCGCGGCCGAGGTCCTCAAGGAGATCAACAGCCGCCTCGGGTTCCTCCTCGACGTCGGTCTGGACTACCTCACCCTCGGTCGTTCGGCCGGGACACTGTCGGGTGGCGAGGCCCAGCGCATCCGCCTGGCGTCGCAGATCGGCTCGGGTCTGGTCGGGGTCCTCTACGTCCTGGACGAACCGTCGATCGGGCTCCACCAGCGTGACAACGCCCGTCTGATCGAGACCCTGCTGCGGCTCCGGGACCTCGGGAACACGGTGATCGTCGTCGAACACGACGAGGACACCATCCGGGCGTGTGACCACGTCGTGGACATCGGTCCCGGCGCCGGCGAGCACGGCGGCGAGGTCGTCCACTCGGGCACGGTCGCCAAGTTGTTGAAGAGCCGCTCGTCGCTCACCGGCAAGTACCTGTCGGGCAGGAAGTCCATCCCGGTGCCCGCGATGCGCCGCAAGCCCGGCGGGGACTGGCTCGTGGTGAGGGGTGCGAAGGAGAACAACCTCCGCGACATCGACGTGGAGTTCCCACTCGGGTGCTTCGTCACGGTGACCGGTGTGTCGGGGTCGGGCAAGAGCACCCTTGTCAATGAGATCCTGTACAAGTCGCTGATGCAGACGGTGTACCGGTCGAAGGTCGCCCCAGGTCGCCACAAGACGGTCGAAGGACTCGACGCCCTCGACAAGGTGATCAACATCGACCAGCAGCCGATCGGTCGCACCCCCCGGTCCAACCCGGCCACCTACACGGGCGTCTTCGACCACATCCGCAAGCTGTTCGCGAAGACCCACGAGTCCCGTGTGCGGGGCTACATGCCGGGCCGCTTCTCCTTCAACGTCAAGGGCGGTCGCTGCGAGGCGTGCGCCGGTGACGGGACCATCAAGATCGAGATGCACTTCCTGCCCGACGTCTATGTCCCCTGCGAGGTCTGCAAGGGGGCGCGCTACAACCGCGACACCCTCGACATCGAGTTCAAGGGCCGCAACATCGCCGAGGTCCTGGACCTGTCGTGCGAGGAGGCACTCGAGTTCTTCTCGAACCAGCCGCCCATCGCACGGCACATGCAGACCCTCGTGGACGTCGGGCTCGGCTACGTCCGCCTCGGCCAACCCGCGCCCACCCTGTCGGGCGGTGAGGCGCAGCGGGTGAAACTGGCCTCGGAGCTCGCCAAGCGGTCCACCGGCCACACCATCTACATCCTCGACGAGCCGACGACGGGCCTGCATTTCGAGGACATCCGCAAGCTGTTGACCGTCCTCGGCCGCCTGACGGACGCAGGGAACACGGTGCTCGTCATCGAGCACAACCTGGACGTCATCAAGACGGCGGACTGGGTGATCGACCTGGGCCCCGAAGGCGGCGACGGCGGGGGAACGGTGCTCGCGGAGGGCCCCCCCGAGCTGGTGGCGAAGAACGACGATTCCTACACGGGGCAGTTCCTGCGGCCGATACTGGAAGCGGCGGGTACTCTGTAG
- a CDS encoding YdcF family protein: MSRIFRLLGRIPEAVWAIALFVITIVIAMAWRWGVGPATTPIDAVEPTDAIVLFVGGRGERLTTARELLERGVADVLVIPNGYGPAWPEADEICRAATDLEIICPVPEPNTTRGEARVIAALAAERGWDRLVMVTSTYHVARARLMLERCFDGEVVAVEADPDLSLRDWLGRVNHEWFGHLHARTISRGC, from the coding sequence GTGTCACGCATCTTTCGTCTTCTGGGCCGGATTCCCGAGGCCGTCTGGGCCATCGCCCTCTTCGTGATCACCATCGTCATCGCCATGGCGTGGCGATGGGGCGTCGGACCGGCGACGACCCCCATCGACGCGGTCGAACCCACCGACGCGATCGTGCTCTTCGTGGGAGGCCGCGGGGAGCGCCTGACCACCGCACGCGAGCTACTCGAACGTGGCGTCGCCGACGTGCTCGTGATACCGAACGGGTACGGGCCCGCCTGGCCCGAGGCCGACGAGATCTGCCGGGCGGCCACGGACCTGGAGATCATCTGCCCGGTTCCCGAGCCCAACACGACCCGGGGCGAGGCTCGCGTCATCGCGGCGCTCGCCGCCGAGCGGGGCTGGGACCGTCTCGTGATGGTCACGTCCACCTATCACGTGGCACGCGCCCGGCTGATGCTCGAGCGGTGCTTCGACGGTGAGGTCGTCGCCGTCGAAGCCGACCCGGACCTGTCGTTACGAGACTGGCTGGGCCGGGTCAACCACGAGTGGTTCGGTCATCTCCACGCCCGGACGATCAGCCGGGGCTGCTGA
- a CDS encoding EAL domain-containing protein, translated as MAEEAGEADPLPAARQAAKTLDAAGVGFYFFDVVHDVIHWNEALHRIMGTDPESFGACEAAVEARIHPDDVARWRLRVRNLALADGDDDSQFRIVRPDGTIRWIEARSSWEEAVDGRRQVRGVVLDVTDRVQTELHLREVNRRFEEVQHVARVGSWEWAPASDAVVWSDTMFEIFGRDRAKGPLTAQTYADRVHPNDRQKAEAAVAQSLVDGEYEVEYRIIREDDGEERVLRCRGVTTYGADGSTVRQSGTAIDVTELRTAEAEASRSTRRLADLVQQAPISLQVYDRDGHMVEGNRSFGRLFGMDTDRMDALSAYSVLDAPQLAAAGVQDTPERALRGEVVDLPRMRYETGSTLANLGLRVDGAVAPWIEGRFFPLRNAEGAVDGIGAVILDVTAQVEAEQMRHQAEVRLRTVFDHAPLGTALFETDGTIVEANPAFCHLIGRDPAEIIDRSVNDFIHDEDVVLYSPDYVNLIEGRADSYVVDKRFVRPGGEIRWCSVTVAAVRGDGREARQVIASVEDVTERRAAEKKVRQAAEVFRSTAEVVMITDVDGVLLDVNEAFTRVTGYSREEAIGATPRLLQSGRHDDGFYCAMWATLREVGQWRGEIWNRRKSSEIYPALLTISVVPGTDGEAVGYVAVAADITSMKRSEERLDHLANHDPLTGLPNRRLVASRLDQSIGRAQRNRSGLALLFVDIDHFKSVNDGFSHSVGDELLRSVADRLARVVRDEDTVARMGGDEFLVLVEGAGGVAEATVVVEKLMSSLREPFGVRGGEIRATVSVGVSLYPDNGTETAVLLRNADAAMHRAKDAGRDTYEFYSPGMTDAAGEYVRMAGELRQALERGEFRLVYQPQFSLASGRIVGVESLVRWDHPVHGTLLPGRFIRVAEQSGLIRDLGTWILCEACRQGADWADRGVEFGRMAVNLASQQLRHGDLRSVVDLALESTGLSPNLLALEVTEGFMMERPDDSVELLTDLVGLGIEIAIDDFGTGYSSLSYLKRLPIQKLKIDRSFVDGLPDDGDDVAIVEAILAMGRSLGMVVIAEGVETEAQAAALIARGCHEGQGFHLARPMTPTEFEQRFG; from the coding sequence GTGGCCGAGGAGGCGGGGGAAGCCGACCCGCTCCCCGCCGCGCGGCAGGCTGCGAAGACGCTCGACGCTGCAGGCGTCGGCTTCTATTTCTTCGACGTCGTCCACGACGTGATCCACTGGAACGAGGCCCTACACCGCATCATGGGCACCGACCCCGAGTCGTTCGGCGCATGCGAAGCCGCGGTCGAGGCGAGGATTCACCCCGACGACGTTGCCCGATGGCGCCTTCGGGTCCGCAACCTGGCGTTGGCGGATGGCGACGATGACAGCCAGTTTCGCATCGTCAGGCCCGATGGCACGATCCGTTGGATCGAGGCACGATCCTCGTGGGAGGAGGCTGTCGACGGGCGCCGACAGGTTCGCGGCGTGGTGCTCGACGTCACGGATCGCGTACAGACCGAGCTTCACCTGCGTGAGGTCAACCGCCGGTTCGAGGAGGTGCAACACGTCGCCCGGGTCGGGAGTTGGGAATGGGCGCCGGCCTCCGACGCGGTGGTGTGGAGTGACACCATGTTCGAGATCTTCGGGCGGGACCGGGCGAAGGGACCGTTGACGGCGCAGACCTACGCCGATCGGGTCCATCCCAACGACAGGCAGAAGGCCGAAGCCGCCGTCGCGCAGTCGCTCGTGGACGGCGAGTACGAGGTCGAGTACCGGATCATCCGTGAGGACGACGGCGAAGAGCGGGTGCTGCGATGTCGGGGGGTCACGACCTACGGCGCGGACGGGAGTACCGTGCGGCAGTCAGGCACGGCGATCGACGTCACCGAACTGCGCACGGCCGAGGCGGAGGCGTCCCGGAGTACCCGACGCCTGGCCGACCTCGTCCAGCAGGCGCCCATCTCCTTGCAGGTCTACGACCGCGACGGTCACATGGTCGAAGGCAACCGCTCCTTCGGACGACTCTTCGGGATGGACACCGATCGAATGGACGCGTTGAGCGCGTACAGCGTCCTCGACGCCCCCCAGCTCGCCGCGGCGGGCGTTCAGGACACTCCGGAGCGGGCGCTACGGGGGGAGGTGGTGGACCTGCCGAGGATGCGCTACGAGACGGGCTCGACGCTGGCCAATCTGGGACTCCGGGTCGACGGTGCCGTGGCACCGTGGATCGAGGGACGCTTCTTCCCGCTCCGTAACGCAGAGGGCGCTGTCGACGGCATCGGGGCCGTCATCCTCGACGTCACGGCGCAGGTCGAGGCGGAGCAGATGAGGCATCAGGCCGAGGTCCGCCTCCGCACTGTCTTCGACCATGCTCCTCTGGGAACGGCGCTGTTCGAGACCGACGGAACCATCGTCGAGGCGAACCCGGCGTTCTGCCACCTCATCGGTCGTGATCCGGCAGAGATCATCGATCGATCGGTGAACGACTTCATTCACGACGAAGACGTCGTCCTGTACTCGCCGGACTACGTGAACCTGATCGAAGGTCGGGCGGACAGCTACGTGGTGGACAAGCGCTTCGTCAGGCCGGGCGGTGAGATTCGGTGGTGCTCGGTGACGGTCGCGGCCGTCAGGGGCGACGGCCGGGAGGCCCGGCAGGTCATCGCATCGGTCGAGGACGTCACGGAGCGACGCGCCGCCGAGAAGAAGGTCCGGCAGGCGGCGGAGGTGTTCCGTAGCACCGCTGAGGTCGTCATGATCACCGATGTCGACGGTGTGCTCCTCGACGTCAACGAGGCCTTCACGCGGGTCACCGGCTATTCGCGAGAGGAGGCGATCGGTGCCACTCCGAGACTGCTCCAGTCCGGCCGTCACGACGACGGCTTCTACTGCGCCATGTGGGCCACCCTGCGTGAGGTCGGCCAGTGGCGCGGCGAGATCTGGAACCGACGCAAGAGCAGCGAGATCTATCCGGCGTTGTTGACCATCAGCGTCGTTCCCGGAACAGATGGTGAAGCTGTGGGCTACGTCGCGGTCGCGGCGGACATCACCTCGATGAAGCGGTCCGAGGAGCGACTCGACCACCTTGCCAACCACGACCCGCTGACAGGCCTCCCGAACCGCCGTCTCGTCGCGAGCCGCCTGGACCAGAGCATCGGCCGCGCGCAACGGAACCGATCGGGGTTGGCCCTGCTCTTCGTCGACATCGACCACTTCAAGTCCGTGAACGACGGCTTCAGCCACTCGGTCGGCGACGAACTGCTCAGAAGTGTCGCCGACCGTCTCGCCCGGGTGGTGCGTGACGAGGACACAGTCGCACGGATGGGTGGCGACGAGTTCCTCGTCCTCGTCGAGGGTGCGGGAGGAGTCGCGGAGGCGACGGTCGTCGTGGAGAAGCTCATGAGTTCGCTACGCGAGCCCTTCGGGGTCCGGGGCGGGGAGATCCGGGCCACGGTGAGCGTGGGGGTGAGCCTTTATCCCGACAACGGGACGGAAACGGCAGTGCTCCTGCGCAACGCGGATGCGGCGATGCACCGGGCGAAGGACGCCGGGCGCGACACCTACGAGTTCTACAGCCCGGGGATGACCGATGCCGCGGGTGAGTACGTCCGAATGGCGGGTGAACTCCGCCAGGCCCTGGAGAGGGGAGAGTTCCGACTCGTCTATCAGCCCCAGTTCTCACTCGCCTCGGGCCGGATCGTCGGTGTCGAGTCACTGGTGCGGTGGGATCATCCCGTCCACGGGACCCTCCTGCCCGGTCGCTTCATACGGGTCGCCGAGCAGAGCGGCCTCATCCGTGACCTCGGAACCTGGATCCTGTGCGAGGCGTGCCGGCAGGGTGCCGACTGGGCGGACCGGGGAGTCGAGTTCGGTCGGATGGCCGTGAACCTGGCGAGTCAGCAACTGCGCCACGGGGACCTCCGTTCGGTGGTGGACCTCGCACTCGAGTCGACGGGCCTCAGTCCGAACCTCCTCGCTCTCGAGGTCACCGAGGGATTCATGATGGAACGACCCGACGACAGCGTGGAACTCCTGACCGACCTGGTCGGTCTCGGAATTGAGATCGCGATCGACGACTTCGGGACCGGTTACTCCTCGCTGAGCTACCTGAAGCGCCTACCCATCCAGAAGCTGAAGATCGACCGGTCCTTCGTCGACGGGCTGCCCGACGACGGGGACGACGTTGCGATCGTCGAGGCGATCCTCGCCATGGGACGGTCACTGGGCATGGTGGTCATCGCCGAAGGGGTCGAGACCGAGGCTCAGGCTGCGGCGCTCATCGCGCGGGGATGTCACGAGGGTCAGGGGTTCCACCTCGCCCGGCCCATGACACCCACCGAGTTCGAGCAGAGGTTCGGTTGA
- the nadA gene encoding quinolinate synthase NadA, with amino-acid sequence MLRIQSPLPERYATATPDQLTDWIGAAKENLGERLFILGHHYQRDEVMRWADARGDSFKLSKLAQARPEAEYVVFCGVHFMAESADILTGDHQAVLLPDLNAGCSMADMADIDEVEEAWDALAHVVDIERVVPITYMNSSADLKAFVGEKGGAVCTSSNARAVVTWALERYDQLLFFPDQHLGRNTAYELGYAAGDMAVWNPRLELGGLTERVCKESTFLLWKGHCSVHQRFSTDHVAQFRADHPDGIVVVHPECSHEVVEVADEVGSTERIIAVVDEAPAGSVIGVGTEIHLVNRLDAETPDKTVVSLDPLICPCSTMFRIDAAHLAWTLESLVKGKVRNRITVPDETARKALLALERMLEIT; translated from the coding sequence ATGCTGAGAATCCAGTCGCCGCTCCCCGAGCGGTACGCCACCGCGACCCCCGACCAACTCACCGACTGGATCGGTGCCGCCAAGGAGAACCTGGGCGAACGCCTGTTCATCCTCGGCCACCACTACCAGCGCGACGAGGTCATGCGCTGGGCCGATGCGCGGGGCGACTCCTTCAAGTTGTCCAAGCTCGCCCAGGCCAGACCCGAGGCCGAGTACGTCGTGTTCTGCGGAGTCCATTTCATGGCGGAGTCCGCCGACATCCTCACCGGCGATCATCAGGCCGTACTCCTGCCGGACCTGAACGCGGGCTGCTCCATGGCCGACATGGCCGACATCGACGAGGTCGAGGAGGCCTGGGATGCCCTCGCCCACGTCGTCGACATCGAACGCGTGGTACCCATCACCTACATGAACTCGTCGGCCGACCTCAAGGCCTTCGTCGGCGAGAAGGGCGGTGCGGTGTGCACCTCGTCCAACGCACGTGCCGTCGTGACGTGGGCGCTGGAGCGCTACGACCAACTGCTCTTCTTTCCGGACCAGCACCTGGGGCGCAACACCGCCTATGAGCTCGGCTACGCGGCCGGTGACATGGCGGTGTGGAACCCGCGCCTCGAACTCGGCGGCCTCACCGAGCGGGTGTGCAAGGAATCGACCTTCCTCTTGTGGAAGGGCCACTGCTCGGTCCACCAGCGGTTCTCCACCGATCACGTAGCCCAGTTCCGGGCGGATCACCCCGACGGGATCGTCGTCGTCCACCCCGAGTGCTCCCACGAGGTCGTCGAGGTGGCCGACGAGGTGGGCTCCACCGAGCGCATCATCGCCGTGGTGGACGAAGCCCCGGCGGGCTCGGTCATCGGTGTCGGCACCGAGATCCATCTCGTCAACCGGCTCGACGCCGAGACCCCGGACAAGACCGTCGTGTCACTCGATCCACTGATCTGTCCGTGCTCGACGATGTTCCGCATCGACGCGGCACACCTCGCGTGGACCCTCGAGAGCCTCGTGAAGGGGAAGGTCCGTAACCGGATCACGGTCCCCGACGAGACCGCCCGCAAGGCGCTGCTCGCCCTGGAGCGCATGCTCGAGATCACCTGA